The Opitutus sp. DNA window CGGTGGCCAGCAAGCCCGCGACCAGCGCTAATGCCACACATCCCGTTTTCGTAAGATTATTCATGGAGTAAGTTCTCCAGAGAATCCCGGTTCATCCCTGCGTCAAGCGACGCTACAAACAGCCAAAAAAAACGAGGCGCAGACCGAAATCATCGGGCTGCGCCTGCTCACTCAAATAAAGACTGGTAGGGCCGCCGTCGGCCCCCGACTCATACCATTTCGCGATCAAAGAAATACAAACGAACCATTTTAACCACTAATGAACACTAATTTCCACCAATAAAAACAAGGGATTCGTCGCTTCTTGATTAGTGTATCTTAGTGTTCATTAGTGGTTAAAAATCCGGTTGTTTTAAGGTTGGATGATGGGTCGCTACTGACGTGATCACGGTAGTGGTCGGGTTTTAATGCGTTTGAATGCAAAATGGTATCACACCTCCTCTTCAACCTCTGTCATATTCATTCCCAGCGTCTCGATGAACTTTTTCATCGCCGGGGTCAGCACCCGTCCCTTGCGATGCAAGATCGCCAGCGGACGAGTGAACTCCTGGTTCTTAAATGGGATAACCACCAGAGTACCCTGCTGTTGCTCCTGCAGAACGGTGGCCTGGGGCACAATCGCGATGCCATGATCGATCTCCACGGCGCGCTTCACCGTCTCGATGTTGTCGAACTCCATGACCGGATCGATATCCAGCTTGTTTTCGCGGAAAATCTGATCGACCGCCTTGCGCGTGGGAATATCGGGGTCGAACCCGATAAAGCGTTGTCCTGCAAGTTGCTTCAAATCCACACCAGCTTCGCTAAACTGCGCCAGCGGATGGTTGGGATGGGCGATAACCACCAGCCTGTCGTCGCGAAACGGGAGCTGCTCGATTTGGCGGGTGCGAACCGGAAAGGCGACTAGGCCGAAGTCCACCGAGTTGTGCAAAATGTCCTCGTAAACCAGGTTCGAGCGCCGGTATTCAACCCGCACGTTGACCGAGGGGAAATCGACCAGGAAACGCTTAATAAAGGGCGGCAGCTCGTGCAGACCGATCGAGTAGATCGTCGAAATACGAATGGTTCCGCTGATGATCTTCTTCATCTCCTGCAGCTCACTGGACAGCTTGTCATAACTGTGAAGCAGCTCCTTGGCCGCCTCATACACGCGCTGACCCTCACGGGTGAGTTGAAACTGCTTTTGACTGCGGTCGATCAACAGCGCCTTAAAATGCCGCTCCATTGCCCGCGCC harbors:
- a CDS encoding LysR family transcriptional regulator codes for the protein MQIENFKIFADLVETKSFSKAAKINAITQSAVSQQARAMERHFKALLIDRSQKQFQLTREGQRVYEAAKELLHSYDKLSSELQEMKKIISGTIRISTIYSIGLHELPPFIKRFLVDFPSVNVRVEYRRSNLVYEDILHNSVDFGLVAFPVRTRQIEQLPFRDDRLVVIAHPNHPLAQFSEAGVDLKQLAGQRFIGFDPDIPTRKAVDQIFRENKLDIDPVMEFDNIETVKRAVEIDHGIAIVPQATVLQEQQQGTLVVIPFKNQEFTRPLAILHRKGRVLTPAMKKFIETLGMNMTEVEEEV